In Thermococcus profundus, the genomic stretch TGCCCAAGCAGATGGTATCGGCTGGGAGCTCTACCCGAACCCTTTCGTGAGGCGTTTTATGGTCTTGGAGGTCTGGAGGGCTTGAGAACGAATTTTAGTTCTTCCCTCAGTTTTTAAGGAGTGATACCCTCGATGCAGCGGATCAAAGATTATGCCCCTTTGCCGTTCTGATGCTGATTCCAGTGCCCACTCGACTCCAGGGAGGCCAAAAGAAAGAGGAAAGAAAGGGATAGTTGGCATTACGAGTGGTTTTGGCTCTCTGGGTCTTGTATATGTTGCTTCTGACCTGTTGGAACCTCGCACTCCGGCCCATCCCTAATCTCAATGCCCGGTATCTTCCCTATCCTCGATATTATCACTTCACCCTCGTAGTTTTTCACTCCGGAGATTGAATACAAGATGAGCTTGTCCTCCCCGGGACATGTTCTAATCCTTGCCCGTATGACATAGTCTCTGCCAAGATATATGCTCATTGTATATTCATGTGTCAGGTAATCAAAGTGTAAATCAACAGGACGTGTTGCATATGGTCCCATGGCAGCATGTACTAACTGGAAAAGCAATTTATTTGCATGTTCAATGTCTATGTGAGCGGTTAAATTGGAAGCATCCTCACGATTGGATGTAACAACGAGGAGACTACTTCGGACGTATGACTGATTTGTACCCTCTGGCCCCTCTTCGTCGCTGTCTGCGTAATACTCATCCAGATATATTTTTATACGGGTCTCAAAACCAATATAACCAAAAACAGAGGATAACCCTGTTAAATCACTCCCAAACAGACCGCAGGGAAACACAAGCTTGGAAATCTTCTTAATGGCCTCCGTTGCAGAACGCTCGAGGCTTCTCCCGAGTTCCATGTGTATTATGTCATCAAGTCTAATGCAACCGTCATGCACGTACATATAGGTCCATAGAAACTTCCCCCAATCCACTACTGCATACCACTGCCAGCTGTGCAAGTTTTCAGCGATGACTACCGGTGTTATTCTGGTACTCCTAAATTTCTCCGCATTCCTCCTTAATACTATTAGGCCCCAAATTAGTTCACCCTCCGCTCGAAGAAGCCTAATGAAGGCTTCAGCCAGCTTCATGTTCTTCAACAATCTGCACTCGTTATTAAGGACGAACAGCATATTGCCATCCTTTATGACCCTGCCCTTGAATGACCTAACCCAGTGATAGAATTTCCCATCCCCTCGTATCACTGAGACCTCTATTTCACCAATTTCTGGTTCCGCTCCCTGGATGACACTCCTCAGCTTTTTAAAATCTAAGATGTAGCGTTCCATCCTCACTCGCCCCCCCAATAAGCTTCATCAATAGGATAACCAACGGAATGTCCGGAATCCAAATCAAAAATGTCAGTTGCTATTTTCCAGGTAATTGCCTCAAGCATTTTCCTTAAACGGTTCTCGTTGGCACGTATTAAGTCCTCAAGACCCAGCTCACGGGTCATACGCATTAACTCCCACTCATCAATTGCCATTGTTACCAGGGTTTCAATATCCAGATAGTCCTCTTCTAAAGCCTTCAACTTAAGCTTCAGAGATGAAAGGGCAAGCTCGATATCTCTACTGGGCAACCCAAAAACCCTTGCAGGGATGAGAAAACCTATGTACGGCTTTCTCCCGATGACAGGGACACCCACAACCAGTACATCGGTGTCGCCTATGGTTGCCTCAACATCAGTAACGTCCTCAACAAAGCCAATTTTGAACTTTCTATCGTCCCCTGTGTAGAACACCACCTGTTTAAGCACAAGGGGTGACGTTAGCGTCAAAAACTCTACAACCGGCTTTCCATTGAAGAAAAGCCCGGTGAATTTTAGCCTCGCTTCGAAAAGTTCAACACCGTTAAAGTAAAAGCTGAAGTCCCTGATAATCAGCTCCCTCGGAACAATGTCGATGTCCCCAACCTCATCGTCATCGATAAGGAAAAGAACTGTATCCCCCTCAATTTTGAAGAGGGGCAAACCATCCGTTAGACCTTCTCGAACGCTCAATGCGCTCCTGTCTACCGTAAACTCCATTCCTTCAACAATAATGTTGAACCTTGCTGGGAGCGCCTCGCCAAAGGCAACGAACTTTGCGACTTCGCTACCTGCTTCATCGCCTAGAAGGGTACTGAACTTCTCCATAAACCTCCGGTACATATCTATCTTCTTAAGCACCGTTTTAGGTGCATCAACAACAACCTTATTACCTACTTCCATTTTTACTACCTCCACGTCCTGCAAACAAATATTTGGATTGTCAATTTTAAAAACTTTATCAAATTCTTATCTATACTATACATCATAGTATTTTTATTCATTGCATAAACGTCATCAATACCAAGGTCTTAAATCTAGGCTTACCCCCGATGAGGCATCTCAAAACAGCTCACCATGTCCACAATGAAGGCTCACTGTGAAAAGAAAGAAACGAACAGAAATACTCATCCCTTCTTCAGCTCGCTCGGGAACTTTATGGCGTCGAATGGGCACGTCTGGTTGCAGACACCACAACCGGTGCAGAGGAGTTCGTCTATCCTGACCTTCTTCGTCTCCGGGTCGTAGACGAGCGCCGGACAGCCGGTCAGGAGTATGCAGGCCTTGCAACCTGTACACTTGTCCTCGATGACTATAGGCTTCTCCCCGATTTCGCCGCGCCTTATCACAGGGATGACGCACTCGCGCTTCGCTATTATCACGGCCGGTCCGTCAATCTGCATCGCTTCCTTTATGGCTTCCCTCGTTGCCTTGAGGTCGTAGGGGTCAACGGTCTTGACGTATTTGACTCCCAAAGCTTTCACGAGAGCCTCTATATCGATCTCGTTGAACTTCCTACCGGTCTCGCTTCCGCCGGTTCCCGGGTGCGGCTGGTGGCCAGTCATGGCCGTCGTCCTGTTGTCGAGTATCATCACTAGAACGTTCAGGTTCTTGTAAACGGCATCGATGAGCGGCTGGATTCCGTTGTGGAAGAACGTTGAGTCGCCAATGGTAGCGATTATCTTCTTGCCCATGACGACGCTCTGGCCGTTGGCGAGGCTTATACTAGCGCCCATGACGTACTCCGTCCAGATGGCCTCGAGCGGCGGAAGGAGCGATAGGGCGTAGCAACCTATGTCGCCGTGTATCGGGACCTTGTAGCGGCCGAGCTTGAGGTCTCTCAATGCATCGAGGGCAGCACGGTAGGAGCCTCTATGTGGACAGCCGGGACACATGACCGGCGGCCTCTTGGGTGCGAGGCTCTCGGCGTAGGCAACCTCCTCCGGCCTGGTGTACTCCTCTCCCTCCTCGCCGATAAAGCCAAGAAGGGCGTTCCTTACGAGGGATGGAGTGAGCTCACCCTCAAGCGGCAGATGACCGCTCCTCTTTCCATATATCGGCACATTAAGCGCCTCTTCGTAGGCCGCTATTTTCACTTCTTCTTCAAGGAAAGGTGCGCCGTCTTCGATGACTATGGCCTCATCAACGGTCTTCAGGAACTCGACGACGAGCTTCTTCGGGAGCGGGTGAGGAGTTGAGAGCTTGAGGATTTTGAAGTCGGCGTTTATCTTTGGAAGGACCTCCTTCACGTAGTTGTAGGGGGCGCCTTCGACGATTATTCCAATCCTGGCGTCTTCCTTGCCCTCCACCCAGTTGAAGGGCATTTCATTGAACTCCTCCTCGATCTTCTTGAGAGTCTCATTCAGCCACTTGTGCCTCTTCCTGTTCCCCTCCATGCTCGCCCTGACGTATCTTTCAATGTCCTTCTTGAAGACGGGCTTCCTGTCGAGATCAACGAACTCCCCAACCTCAACGTCTGCCGTTGTGTGATTAACCCTAGTTGTCGTTCTGAAGATTATCGGGACTTTATATTTCTCGCTCAGCTCGTAGGCGTACTTTATGAGGTCGTGGGCCTCCTGCGGGTCGGCGGGCTCGAGAACGGGGAGGAGCGAAATCTTGCCGTAGTAGCGGTCGTCCTGCTCGGTCTGGCTCGTGTGTGGGCCAGGGTCATCGGCGACGAGAACTACCAAACCTCCTTCAACGCCCGAATATGCGAGGCTCATGAGAGGGTCAGCGGCGACGTTGAGACCAACGCATTTCATTGTAACGAGGGCCCTAAGGCCAGTGTAGGCAACTCCAGCGGCCTCCTCAAGGGCCACCTTCTCGTTCGGCGCCCACTCCGCGAATACTTCCGGTTTGAGGTGTGCTATTGTCTCCACGACCTCCGTCGAGGGAGTTCCTGGATAGCCAGTGGCAAAGGCCACGCCGCTCTCAAGTGCGCCGTATGCTATAGCCTCGTTCCCCATGAGAAGGAGCCTCTTTTTTCTCTCCGCAGGTTTGAACTCGGAGGAAGTGTTTCCAGACTTAACGGCCTCCACGATGACCACCGGTTAAATATGGGGCGTGGAGTATAAAACTTGTGGCTCGAAAAGTTGGGGAAAGACCCGAAAAATATTCGAAAAACGTCACCTCTTCTTGCCGTAGTTGGGGTCGTAGAAGTACTTACCGTGGGCCTCCGCCGTAGCGTCAAGGACCCTTCTCTGGACAAGGAAGGCATGGATTGCGTAGCCGAGTATCACCACTGCCGCGATCCCTCCGAAGAACTTGAACATCGAGTAGACCCAGAGGCCGAGGAAGGCAAAGAAGCCGAGGAGGACGAGGGCAAACAGCCCGAGGAGGATTTTGTAACCGTACCGCTCCATAAAAAGGGAGAAGTCCATGGGATCACCCTGTATCATTATCGCAGGGGAAGATATAAACGTTTCGCCAGCCCGCTCGCCCAAGCGGAATTCACCCTCAGGAAGGTATATAAAAGCCGGTGAGAACTTCCCCTGATGAAGGTTCGAGAACTGCTTGAGATGGTGGACGAAACCATAGCGGAGCTGAAGGTTGCCCTTGTTGCCAATCAGAGCAGGGCCTTTGAAACGCCGTACACAAGCCTTGAATTCACGCAGAGGGCCATAGAAATCCAGGAGGATTTAGACGATCTCATCAAGGTAAGGGAAAGACTCTCAGCTCTCGACCCCGATACGGAGGCCGAGGAGTACTTTGGAGAGGAAGAGATAGAGAAGCTTAAAGAGCTCCTTGAGCTCCTGAAGGAAAGCAAGAGCCACGTTTACTGAGGTGTCCCAATGAGGTTCGGGGAGCTGAAGGTAACCGCCGCGGTCCTTGCCATTCAGGGGCTTTTGGCCCTCTACACTGCCCAGAGTTATCCCAGGGTGTACCTCCCCTTTGCGGCCCTGGACTTCCTCCTGGCATACTTGGTTTACACAAAGAGCAACACGGCGGTCAAGGTAGCCCTGATATACCTCGGGATCGACCTATTCCTCGCAATATTCTACCTCATCGCGGGGGTTCTCCTTAAGGGCGTCGTCGCGTTTCTCGACTTCCTCGCGATCCACGATATGGTCTCCTACATCGAACTGACCTTTGGGGAGGAAGAGGCGTCCGAAGGGAACGGGTGAGCCCACCGACCCAATGGATTTCTGGCCCACGGAGCAAACTTTATAAGGATGTAAAGGAAGCTTTACGTAAAGGAAACTTTACATCGGTGGTGAGAGTGTGGGGGGAATCATGCAAAACATTCTGATTTGGACGGCCCTCATCATTCTGTCTGGACTTACTCTTGCTATCACATCGAGAGGGGCCGAAAACAGCGGGCGTAGAAAGGCTCTGATTCCGGCGGTCCTCGTGATCCTGAGCATGGGATACTTCCTCGGATGGGGGGTGAGCGAGGGGAACCTTGCAGCGGCATTTTCGGCCTTCGTAATGGGTGCCGTTCTTCTCAACATCTACTACAGGGAACTCGAAAAAAGAGGATATGTCCTGGGGGACGAGAGAACGCTGAGAATAGAAGAAACTGCCTCCAGGAGAACGCTCCAGGCCACGATGCTTTTCCTGGCCGTTCTAATGGTTTACCTTTCAGTGGAAAAGACGACAAACTCGGAGCTTGATCTGGCCTTCAAAACTGTTTCAGGGATCTTGGTTTTTGTCTTCATAACACACTGGACACTATTCCACTACTACTCGAGGGTGATGTGATGAAGAACCGCCTCCGCGAGCTGAGGGAGGAAAGGGGCCTAACACAGGAGGAGCTCGCAAAGGCCCTCGGCGTCACGAGGCAGACAATAATAGCGATAGAAAAGGGCAAGTACGATCCATCTCTCAGATTGGCCTTCAAAATAGCGAGGTTTTTTGGGGTTAAAATCGAGGACGTATTCGTGTACGAGGGAGAGTAAGGTGGTGGATTATGCCCGCTGCTAAGGTCGAAAACCTTGAGAAGGACTACGGGAAGGTTAAGGCCCTGAAGGGGATAAGTTTTGAGATCAAAGAGGGGGAGATATTCGGTCTCATCGGGCCGAACGGCGCTGGTAAGAGCACGACGCTCAAGATACTATCCACGCTCCTCAAGCCAACAGGGGGAAAGGCTGAGGTCTTCGGAAGGGACGTGGTGGAGGAGGCCGAGGAGGTCAGATCCCTGATAAGCTACCTCCCGGAGGAAGCTGGGGCCTACAAGAACCTGACCGGGATGGAGTACCTCACGTTCATGGCGAGGCTATACGCGAAGGACGAGAGGAAGGCTAGAGAAATGGCGGAGCTGGGGGTTAAGCTATCCGGTCTTGGCGAGAGGCTCAAGGACAAGGTCTCGACGTACTCAAAGGGAATGACCAGAAAGCTCCTCCTCGCGAGGGCGCTCATGGTGATGCCGAAGCTGGCCATCCTGGACGAGCCAGCGAGCGGCCTGGATATAGTAAACGCCTACACTATAAGGAAGACGATAAAGGCCTTTGCAAGAGAGAAGGGCGTCACCTTCCTCGTTTCAAGCCACAACATGCTGGAAGTCGAGTTCCTCTGCGACAGGGTGGCGCTGATAAACGAGGGAAGGATCGTCGAGTCTGGCACACCTGCGGAGCTGAAGGAGAAGTACGGCGCCGAGAATCTAGAGGAGGTCTTCATGAGGGCCGTGGGAGTCGAGATCCCCGAGCCCGTTGGAGGTGAAGGTTCATGAGCGACTTCTGGGTGCTGGCTAGGAAGGAGATAATGAACCTCGTCAGGGACAAGAAGCTTCTCTTCGGCCTGATAATAGTCCCGCTCATCCTCTACCCAGCGATGGGAAAGATGATACAGGTTGGCTTCCAGCAGGCGCAGGAGGAGACCCACGTTGCCATAGTGAACTTCGACGAAGGGAAGTACGGCGGGGTTCTGATAGACGCGCTGAACGTGACCCCCAACGTGACCGTGACGGTGATAAACGCGAAATCGCTCCAAGATGCACTGGAAGAGGCTTCCAAAGAAAAACAGAACGTTCTGGTCATAATCCCACCCAACTTCAGCCGGGCAATAGAGGGCAACCTCAAAGCGGAGGTAGAGGTCTACGGAATATTCAGGTCAGTGGGGACGGGTATAAAGGAGAGCGTGAGCGAGAGCAGAATAAAAGGCGTCGTAGAAGTCCTCTCAAAGGAGCTGGCCAGGATAAAGGTAAAGAAGGCCGGTTTTGAGGATCCCGATGCAGTCCTTGAACCCGTTGGTGCCGTCAGCAGGTCAGTCATAAGGGGCAGGATAGTCGACATACCGCCATCGGTCGTTTCGTCGGTTCTCGCCTCCCAATCCATGAGCCTGCCCCTGATAGTGTTCCTGATGGTCACAATAACCGCCCAGATGTCCGCAGGAGCAGTGGCGGCGGAGAAGGAGAACAAGACCCTTGAGACGCTCCTAACCCTTCCAGTGAAGAGAACAACTATAGTGGCCTCCAAAATAGCGGGGACGGCCCTCATGGGCCTGGTGGCCGCCCTAGCCTACATGATCGGCCTCAAGAGCTACATGGGCACTTTCCAGACCGACACCGGGGTGAGTCTTTCAGATCTAGGGCTCGGTGTAACCCCAGAGGGAATGATCCTCTTCTCTATCGTGGTCTTCCTGACGATAGTGTTCGCCCTGGCCCTGGCCATGCTCCTGGCGATCTACGCGGAGGACGTTCAGAGCGCCAACACCGTCGTCAGCTCGGTCATACTGCCGCTCGCCTTTCCGGCCTTCCTGCTGATGTTCGTTGACCTCTCCCAGCTACCGGCACTCGCCCGCTACTTCCTCCTCGCCATACCCTTCACGCACCCGATAGCGGCCTACAGGTACGCGGTAACCGGTGAATACTATCCCATGATCCTCAGCGTGGGCTACCTCACTTTTATAGCGGCTGTAACCCTCTACCTGACTGCGAGGATATTCTCGAGCGAGAAGGTTCTGACGGCAAAGATAAGCTGGGGCAAAAAGAAGAGGTGAGGGCTTCTTTTTGTTTTTTCATTACTTACGGTTAAATCTAACTCAAGATCAAGCACTATGCCAGCCTTAACCGCAGTCCAGGATCACTGGATAAAAAAGTTTAAAAATTACAATCCAAAATAGTTCTTATGAGGGTTCTCCGCGAGCTGTCGCAGGAAGAGACGGAAGAAGTACAGAAATCAGCCCTGGAACTCAGAGAGCAGGGATTGAGCTACTCACAGATCACTGAGAGGATCGCAGAGGAGTTCAACGTAAAGGTCTCCAAGGCCACAGTTCTCCGCTGGTGCAGAGGAACCCACAACACTTTCAACAAGATGAGAAAGGTCAACCTGAAGCCCTCACCGGCACTGGCGTACATAATCGGGGCCTATTTTGGAGACGGGACGGCAACTAAGGGGTCAAGATACAAGTACAACGTCAAATTGAAGGTCGTGGACAGAGAGTTTGCAGAGACATTCGCCAGTGCCCTAAAAGCGATAGGTCTCAACCCACGAACGGGATTCGAGAACAACGGGACAAGAACCGGTCGCTGGTACGTTGAAACATCAAGTAAAAGTCTCTACCTGTACTTAAAGAGCCCAAAAGAGCGTCTTTTTAATGTGGCAATGGAGTATCCAAGGGAGTTCCTGAGGGGGTTCTTTGACAGCGAGGGGAGCGTTATCTTCACGAGGAACAGGATTAGGGTGGAGGCCTGCAACTACGATGGAGAAGTTTTAGAGTTCTGTCAGGAACTGCTAAACGGACTCGGTATATATTCCAGGATATATAAAACAAAAAGAAAAGGGCAACCTGTAGTGATAAGAGGGAAACAGTACCGTTACACCTCTGACTTATTCACGCTTAAAATATACCGAGTTGAAAGCGTTTACAGATATATGCATGAGGTCGGATTCAGTATTTCTAGAAAACAGAACAAGCTGATTGACTTTTTTGGATTACCACAACAGAAATCACAAAATTTAGAAGAAAACAGAACAAAACGCGCTTTATAGCGGGGGGTGGATTTGAACCACCGACCTCCGGGTTATGAGCCCGGCGGGCACTCCTAGCTGCCCCACCCCGCTGCTCGACCCGTTAGTTAGTGAACCGGGCAGGGTTTATAAATCTTGCGGAAGCGGGTTTATAACTTTCAATGCCAGAAATAGGGCAGGTGGTAAGATGTATCTGACGAAAGAGGAGGAGCTTATTCTTGCCGGCGAATACGGCTACGCGCTCCAGAAGGCGATGGAGATACTGGTTGCACTCGGCGACATCTACGGTGCCGATAGACTCATTCCAATCAAAAGCGCCCAGGTGGCTGGGGTTTCATACAAAAACATAGGCGAAGCCGGTGTTGAGTTCCTGAGGGACTTCGTGGAGGCGGGGGCGAAGGTGAGCGTTTACACCACACTCAATCCAGCGGGGATAGGCGACGATGAGTTTATGGAGAAGCAGAGGGAGGTACTTGAACTGTACCGCGCGATGGGAATAGAAACCACATCAACCTGTACCCCATACTACGGCGCCAATCTTCCCAAGTTCGGCGACCATATAGCGTGGAGCGAGAGCTCGGCCGTTATCTTTGCCAACTCGATCATTGGAGCTAGGACAAACCGCGAGGGAGGGCCCTCAAGCCTCGCGGCCGCCATAGTGGGGAAGACACCCAACTACGGCCTTCACCTCGATGAGAACAGAAAGGCAACGGTGATTGTGGACGTTCAGGCTAAAGTAAAAACCTTCGCGGACTATGCCGCTTTGGGCTACCACCTCGGCAGAACCCTCGGAAACGACGTGCCCTACGTCAAGGGAATAAAACCGGAGAGCCTCGACTTCCTCAAGGAGATGGGGGCCGCTATGGCCGCGAGCGGCTCAATAGCACTCTACCACGTTGAGGGTGAGACACCCGAGTACAGAGAAGCCATAGCAGATAAAGTAGAGACAATAACCGTCGAGGACTCGGACATAAAGGCGGTGAAGGAGCAGTTCTCCGACGACTGGAGCGAGATAGACATGATACTGATCGGCTGTCCCCACGCCTCCCTGCCCGAGGTGAAAGAGATAGCGGAACTCCTGAGGATGCGCGGAAGACCGCTCAAAATCCCGCTCTTCATAACCGCCAGCAGGGCCGTTAAGGCTTTAGCGGACGCCCTCGGATACACGGAAACCATAGAGCGCTACAACGGGAGGATTATTCCGGATTCCTGCTTCGTGGTGTCGCCGATAAAGGGATGGTACAATGGGATAGCCACCAACAGCGGCAAGTCAGCTTTCTACTTCCGCTCCTTCGGGTTCAGCGTCAGACTCGACGACGCGGAGAACCTGATAAAGGAGGCCCCGTGAGGTGGGAGAATGAAGCTCAAGGGAAGGAAAGTTGTTGGTGGGAAAGCTGAGGGGGAGCTGGTCGTGTCCCAAAAACCACTCTCATTCCTCGGCGGTGTGGATCCAGATACCGGGATCGTTACAGACGCGGAGAGCGACATCAGGGGGCAGAGTATAGCTGGAAAGATTCTCGCCTTCCCCCGAGGCAAAGGGTCAACAGTTGGCTCCTACGTCATCTACGCCCTTAAAAAGAACGGTAAGGCCCCAAAAGCAATAATCGTCGAGGAGGCGGAGACAATAGTAGCGACCGGTGCTATAATCGCCGGAATTCCGATGGTGCAGGGGATAGACGTCTCAAAGCTGAAGAGCGGGAGAAAGGCCAGGATTGACGCGGATTCGGGCGAGGTCGAAGTCCTCGAATCGGGGGAGTAGATTTTTAACCCTTCTTTCAGTTTTTTAGCAGGGGGAAGACATGCCAAAGGGTATCTACGAGTGCGTCAACTGCGGCCACCGCGAGGTTCTTGATTCCAACGAGCCCCTCCTCGAGGGAGCCTGTCCCAAGTGCGGGGGGGACATGGTATTAGTGGGCTTTAGCGGGGAAACCTCGGGAATCCTACCCGGCACGGGGGGAAAGCTGGAGGAGATCGAGGATCTCATTGCCCGCTTTTATAGGGCTGAATTCTTGGAGAGCAGGGGAGGAGTTTTCGTCTTCCGGGTCAGCGAGATCTACGAGAGAAACTTTGAGGTCGTTCTGAAGGAGCTTGAGGCCTGCGGCTACTGGGGGGCGCTGAAAAAGGCCAATGAGGAGGTTCTCCTCTACGTTTTCCCCGCCGGAGAGGTCAAACCGGACAACCCGAAGATAGGGATAGTGCTCTTTCTCCTCACCCTCCTCTCGACCCTGTGGGCGGGTTATGTTCTTGCCATCGGTCACATAGCTACTCTCGACCACTACGGCATCCCAGGCTACAAGAACCCATACGTCACGGCCGTGGCGTTCTCGCTCAGTGTTCTGGCCATCCTCGGAACCCACGAGATGGGGCACAAGATAGCCGCGACGCTCCACAACGTTAAGTCCACGTTCCCCTACTTCATTCCATTTCCGAACCTCCTCGGAACCCTCGGGGCGGTGATACGGGTAAAGTCGCCGGTCCCAACGAAGAACGCGGCCATAGATCTGGGAGTCAGCGGGCCCCTGGCGGGGATAATCGTGGCGATCCCGGTGACGGCGATCGGGCTGAGGCTTTCAGTTGTAGTGCCGAGCTCCGCGGTTCCACAGACCGGCAAGGGACTGTACATGGGCACCAACTTGCTGTTCACCCTCATAGAGCGGCTGGTACTCGGCCTCAACGGATCAAGCGGCGACTACGTGGTGTTCCTCCATCCGGTTGCGATAGCCGGGTGGGTGGGCATACTGGTGACATTCCTCAACCTGATCCCCGCGGTGCAGCTCGACGGAGGACACATAGCCCGGGCGTTCCTGGGGGAGAAAACCCACAGGTACTTCACCTTCGCCATAGCGCTGGGGCTCATATTACTGAGCTACCTCTGGAGCGGGTGGCTTATATGGGGCCTCCTCGTGCTGTTCATAGGTAGTGCGGGCAACCCCGGGGCGCTGGATGAAGTAACGCCGGCCTCGCCGGGCAGAAAAGTCCTGGCCATCCTGGCGGCCCTGCTCTTCATCCTGTGCGCAACTCCTGTTCCCCTGGTCGTGAAGTGAGCTATTCTTTCTTTTCCCTTTCTTCCAAGATGCGCTGGATGTCGTAGTATATAGTGTCCCTCGATACCCCAAACACCCTCGCAAGCTCGGAGATGTTCAGGACTTTGGGGTTGTAGTCAAAGAGGGAAAGGACGTGAGCGAGAAGCGTTCTCCGATCAGGTTTTTCTGCAAAGGGGCCCGCTTTCCGCGGGGTCGAGTTGTAGGCGACGATGCCAACCGCGTACGTCCTCCTCGTCACTGGCGTTGTGTAAGTTCCGATCCTGAAGGCCACCACGTCCACACTGCTGAGATAGGGATTGATTTTTTCCAGTACGTTCCGGATCGCCACCTCCCTGTTCCGCCCCGTGGAATACTCCACAATGACGTTCCCGCCGGGCTTCGATGCGTCGGTCAGGAGAACGGCAGAAAGGTGCATAAACGCACCGAACGTAAGGTTAAGTTCCGCTGATTTTATATAACAGCTGGAAGGAGAAAGCACTTCCTTCAGCTTCCTTTTGAAATCGTTTATGCAGTCCTCGACGCTGGCAGACTCACAGGAAACGTGGAGCAGCTTCATTCCTCCCCCTCGGACTTTTTAAGAGCAAAAAATATATAAAGCTTGCCTGGCAACTGTCGGAGACTGGTGGTAAAATAACCTTACTCAGAAGGCATCAAACTTGACTGTATAAAATCCAAGCGCCTAGTTGTTAGTTTGTGGTTTCTCCAACATATTTACAGAACAGTTAAGGGAAATTTCGCAATCCGCAATTTTGGTGGCAGATCCGACAAAAATGGGGAGAAAGGTATTTAAGGTCGGATTTTGCTAGGTAATACGAAGAACCCTTTGGAGGTGATGTGAAATGAAGAGGAAGGCCCAGGGTGCAATTGAGTACCTGTTCATGATCGCAGCGGCGCTAGTCATCGTCCTAATAGTTGTCAAGCAGCTCAGCAACAAGGGAAGCAGCGCTAAGAGCACCGCCAACACCGCAGAGGAGTCTGCTAACAGCGAGCTCAACAGCATGATTAGCAATGCATGATGTAGAGACGTGTTGTTTGAGTTTAATATCTTTCTCACTTTTAATATATCAGTCGGTTGTATCTCGGTTTAAAATTATAGTCAGCTGGAGGTATGGATATTGAGGTACAGGGGTCAAGGATCGTTGGAATATCTGTTCATGGTGGCCGCGGCGCTGGTCATAGTAGCGATCTTAATGACAAAATTCTTCAATCCAAGAACTGGAACTGTTCACAAGCTCGGAAACACTGCATCCAACGTTGAACAGGACATAGATTCCAGTTTAAACAGCATGATCAGCTCCTCCTAGTTACCAGATGTATTTCGATTTTATTTCCAGAAGCGACTAAAAAGCCCTTTTCTTTGAGCTCCAATCTGCGCCCAGTTAGAGAAACACATACTCTCTGTGTGCACACACGGATCACATTTTGAGATACATTATAAGGCAAAAGTTCCCCATCCTCGCTAAAAGCAATTCCATCGTAAACAATTCCAAGGCTGGTGTTGTTCAAGGGAGTAATCCGAATACCGTCATCATTCATGTACCATACAACTGCCGAGTACATGCCTCCATCGGAACCTGCCCAAGTAGCCAGATAGGAATCCCCTTCCAGAAAAATCTTCAAACGGTGATCAATGGTGGTGTTATCCCTTAATACGAAGATCTCCAAGATCTCAGAGAGATTGTATAGAACACT encodes the following:
- a CDS encoding aconitase X catalytic domain-containing protein, yielding MYLTKEEELILAGEYGYALQKAMEILVALGDIYGADRLIPIKSAQVAGVSYKNIGEAGVEFLRDFVEAGAKVSVYTTLNPAGIGDDEFMEKQREVLELYRAMGIETTSTCTPYYGANLPKFGDHIAWSESSAVIFANSIIGARTNREGGPSSLAAAIVGKTPNYGLHLDENRKATVIVDVQAKVKTFADYAALGYHLGRTLGNDVPYVKGIKPESLDFLKEMGAAMAASGSIALYHVEGETPEYREAIADKVETITVEDSDIKAVKEQFSDDWSEIDMILIGCPHASLPEVKEIAELLRMRGRPLKIPLFITASRAVKALADALGYTETIERYNGRIIPDSCFVVSPIKGWYNGIATNSGKSAFYFRSFGFSVRLDDAENLIKEAP
- a CDS encoding DUF126 domain-containing protein; amino-acid sequence: MKLKGRKVVGGKAEGELVVSQKPLSFLGGVDPDTGIVTDAESDIRGQSIAGKILAFPRGKGSTVGSYVIYALKKNGKAPKAIIVEEAETIVATGAIIAGIPMVQGIDVSKLKSGRKARIDADSGEVEVLESGE
- a CDS encoding site-2 protease family protein, with the translated sequence MPKGIYECVNCGHREVLDSNEPLLEGACPKCGGDMVLVGFSGETSGILPGTGGKLEEIEDLIARFYRAEFLESRGGVFVFRVSEIYERNFEVVLKELEACGYWGALKKANEEVLLYVFPAGEVKPDNPKIGIVLFLLTLLSTLWAGYVLAIGHIATLDHYGIPGYKNPYVTAVAFSLSVLAILGTHEMGHKIAATLHNVKSTFPYFIPFPNLLGTLGAVIRVKSPVPTKNAAIDLGVSGPLAGIIVAIPVTAIGLRLSVVVPSSAVPQTGKGLYMGTNLLFTLIERLVLGLNGSSGDYVVFLHPVAIAGWVGILVTFLNLIPAVQLDGGHIARAFLGEKTHRYFTFAIALGLILLSYLWSGWLIWGLLVLFIGSAGNPGALDEVTPASPGRKVLAILAALLFILCATPVPLVVK
- a CDS encoding HTH domain-containing protein; the encoded protein is MKLLHVSCESASVEDCINDFKRKLKEVLSPSSCYIKSAELNLTFGAFMHLSAVLLTDASKPGGNVIVEYSTGRNREVAIRNVLEKINPYLSSVDVVAFRIGTYTTPVTRRTYAVGIVAYNSTPRKAGPFAEKPDRRTLLAHVLSLFDYNPKVLNISELARVFGVSRDTIYYDIQRILEEREKKE
- a CDS encoding class III signal peptide-containing protein, with the translated sequence MKRKAQGAIEYLFMIAAALVIVLIVVKQLSNKGSSAKSTANTAEESANSELNSMISNA
- a CDS encoding class III signal peptide-containing protein, with amino-acid sequence MRYRGQGSLEYLFMVAAALVIVAILMTKFFNPRTGTVHKLGNTASNVEQDIDSSLNSMISSS